In Morococcus cerebrosus, a single genomic region encodes these proteins:
- a CDS encoding ferredoxin reductase family protein: MKNIKFTLAIFFGGIFALWLLATSFPDQWGVFPVRNLLLQLTGTISILAMSGCLILAVRPKMLETPLGGLDKMYRLHKWLGIIALSGSILHWTCKQFPKWLIELGLIDGKRPPRPPMQEILTLKDWLATQRHFAEEVGEIAFYVAIVLLVAALIKRIPYRWFAKLHILIVPVYLALVWHTIVLANFAYWSQPLGWLLIAALLAGIACSLIALFKRIGNPQNATVSALNQNGNLLSLTLNTPKWQGHRAGQFLFLRAHGESHPFTIASDWQPDNQQLTLVIKDLGDYTRRLPQRLNIGDTVQIDGAYGRFDFSDGQAQIWVSNGIGFTPFLARLNELAKQPATQPIDWFHADRNLPAETLAHWQNLAQQANVNFHYIPSETQRLTAEHIGQTVRDSANRSLWLCGNRNFTRSISGSLKTRSQHLELFEFR; the protein is encoded by the coding sequence ATGAAAAACATTAAATTTACCCTAGCCATATTTTTCGGCGGCATATTCGCTTTATGGCTGCTTGCTACATCATTTCCAGACCAGTGGGGCGTATTTCCGGTACGCAACCTATTGCTGCAACTAACTGGCACCATCAGCATACTGGCCATGAGTGGCTGTCTGATACTTGCCGTGCGTCCCAAAATGCTGGAAACGCCGCTCGGCGGGCTGGACAAAATGTACCGCCTGCACAAATGGCTCGGCATCATTGCCCTTTCAGGCAGCATCCTACATTGGACCTGCAAACAATTCCCCAAATGGCTTATCGAACTTGGTCTGATTGACGGAAAACGTCCGCCACGCCCGCCGATGCAGGAAATATTGACGTTAAAAGATTGGCTGGCTACCCAACGCCACTTTGCCGAAGAAGTTGGCGAAATTGCTTTTTATGTCGCCATCGTCCTGCTTGTCGCCGCCCTCATCAAACGTATACCCTACCGCTGGTTTGCCAAACTCCACATACTTATCGTCCCCGTTTATCTCGCGCTCGTGTGGCACACCATCGTACTGGCAAATTTTGCCTATTGGTCGCAACCGCTGGGATGGCTGCTCATCGCAGCCTTACTTGCAGGCATCGCCTGCTCGCTGATTGCCCTGTTCAAGCGCATCGGCAATCCGCAAAACGCCACCGTATCCGCCCTAAATCAAAACGGCAATCTGCTCTCCCTGACCCTGAACACCCCGAAATGGCAAGGACACCGCGCAGGACAATTCCTCTTTTTACGCGCACACGGAGAAAGCCACCCCTTTACCATCGCCTCCGACTGGCAGCCTGATAACCAACAGCTCACGCTCGTGATCAAAGACTTGGGCGACTACACCCGCCGCCTGCCGCAGCGCCTGAATATCGGCGACACCGTGCAAATCGACGGCGCATACGGACGATTCGACTTTTCCGATGGACAAGCGCAAATCTGGGTCAGCAACGGTATCGGTTTTACCCCATTTCTCGCACGACTCAATGAACTGGCCAAACAGCCCGCCACCCAGCCAATAGACTGGTTTCATGCCGATAGAAACCTACCTGCCGAAACGCTCGCCCACTGGCAAAATTTAGCACAACAAGCCAATGTCAATTTCCACTATATCCCCTCCGAAACCCAAAGGCTCACCGCCGAACATATCGGGCAGACTGTCCGCGACAGTGCAAACCGCAGCCTATGGCTTTGTGGCAACCGCAATTTCACTCGCAGCATCTCAGGCAGCCTAAAAACGCGGTCGCAACATTTGGAGTTGTTTGAATTCCGCTAA
- a CDS encoding MFS transporter, which translates to MDILSRLQALPPGRFHYKLLVLVGIGWLFDAMDTGIVSFILPALGKEWGLQPAQLGWIVSIAFIGMALGAVASGWLADRFGRKTVFAATMAVYSTATGLCAFAPDIATLLTCRFFVGVGLGGQLPVAVSLVSEYAPPKVRGRFIVLLESFWGLGWLAAALASYFFIPKFGWHSAFLIGALPIVYIPLVLKFIPESVPYLLSQGKTDEAHRLVSRLEEEAGITPATTAVAPPQQEKQRIRFMQLWQQPFARRTLMLWLVWFGIVFSYYGIFTWLPKLLVEQGNTVVKTFEYVLVMIVAQLPGYIAAAALVEKIGRKATLAGFLAACAVCAWFFGQSSSAAEVMAWGSLMSFFNLGAWGVLYTYTPELYPLRFRAFASGWAGAIGRAGGILAPMAVAAMIGGSGGFGNIFMMFAGVMMLIVLVILALGEETKGRTLEEISS; encoded by the coding sequence ATGGACATTCTTTCCCGCCTGCAAGCATTGCCGCCGGGCAGGTTCCACTACAAATTATTGGTATTGGTCGGCATCGGCTGGCTGTTTGACGCAATGGATACCGGCATCGTGTCGTTTATATTGCCCGCATTGGGCAAAGAATGGGGTTTGCAGCCGGCGCAACTGGGCTGGATAGTCAGCATCGCCTTTATCGGCATGGCACTGGGGGCGGTAGCGAGCGGCTGGCTGGCAGACCGCTTCGGCAGGAAAACCGTATTTGCCGCGACCATGGCAGTGTACAGCACGGCGACAGGCCTATGCGCCTTTGCACCTGACATTGCAACACTACTTACCTGCCGCTTCTTTGTCGGCGTAGGACTGGGCGGACAGCTCCCTGTCGCGGTGTCATTGGTCAGCGAATACGCCCCGCCGAAAGTACGCGGTCGGTTCATCGTGTTGCTGGAAAGTTTTTGGGGCTTGGGCTGGCTTGCCGCCGCACTCGCTTCCTATTTCTTTATCCCAAAATTCGGCTGGCACAGCGCGTTTTTAATCGGCGCGTTGCCGATTGTGTATATCCCTCTGGTGTTGAAATTCATCCCTGAATCCGTACCCTACCTCCTCTCGCAAGGCAAAACCGACGAGGCGCACCGGCTGGTCAGCCGCTTGGAAGAGGAAGCGGGGATTACGCCCGCCACAACAGCCGTAGCACCGCCGCAACAGGAAAAACAGCGCATCCGTTTTATGCAACTATGGCAACAGCCTTTCGCACGACGCACGCTGATGCTTTGGCTGGTTTGGTTCGGCATCGTCTTTTCCTATTACGGCATTTTTACTTGGCTGCCGAAACTCTTGGTCGAACAAGGCAATACGGTGGTCAAAACCTTTGAATATGTGCTGGTGATGATAGTCGCGCAACTGCCCGGCTACATCGCGGCGGCGGCATTGGTGGAAAAAATCGGGCGTAAAGCGACTTTGGCGGGCTTTCTCGCCGCCTGCGCCGTCTGCGCGTGGTTTTTCGGGCAAAGCAGCAGCGCCGCCGAAGTCATGGCGTGGGGCAGCCTGATGTCGTTCTTCAACCTCGGCGCATGGGGCGTTTTATACACCTACACACCCGAACTCTACCCTCTCCGCTTCCGTGCCTTCGCCTCCGGCTGGGCAGGCGCAATCGGACGGGCGGGCGGCATTCTTGCACCGATGGCGGTTGCCGCGATGATTGGCGGCAGCGGCGGATTCGGCAATATATTCATGATGTTCGCCGGCGTGATGATGCTGATTGTATTGGTAATTTTGGCTTTAGGCGAAGAAACGAAAGGCAGGACGCTGGAGGAAATTAGCTCTTAA
- the copM gene encoding CopM family metallochaperone, protein MKKLMTFITLSAIAISNYAQANEQPHQAHMNMPMSTDSAMQQELMQGMDQMNQDMMAAAQYKDPDVAFAAGMLPHHIGAVKMAEVELKYGKDPEMRKLAEDIINAQQAEIEQMQKWLKAHNKKASRSLHPR, encoded by the coding sequence ATGAAAAAACTTATGACTTTTATCACACTTAGCGCTATTGCAATTTCAAATTATGCCCAAGCTAATGAACAACCGCATCAAGCACACATGAATATGCCAATGTCGACAGATTCTGCAATGCAACAAGAATTAATGCAAGGCATGGATCAAATGAATCAAGACATGATGGCAGCTGCGCAATATAAAGATCCTGATGTTGCTTTTGCAGCAGGTATGTTGCCACACCATATTGGCGCAGTAAAAATGGCGGAAGTTGAATTAAAATACGGAAAGGATCCTGAAATGCGTAAGCTTGCTGAGGATATTATTAACGCACAACAAGCGGAAATTGAACAAATGCAAAAATGGCTTAAAGCACACAACAAAAAAGCAAGCCGTAGCCTGCATCCCCGCTAA
- a CDS encoding HEPN domain-containing protein, with product MSNFDEVVSTYQKNKERVESLIQIYKNLGTEKKKGRKSVLHTDILRSSVVFLHASLEEVMRGLAIIIWPTKDAKFINDRVPLWSEKKKDRSDKFYLGELLNFEPDTTIREIIQDSVKQYIDSKFTINNVGQLKKEITDLEIFVNISDSEAQILEGFFQRRHSIVHHADKNNNIGGSGNHSTKTIKPKDVEKYITEVDKVIQALFCEMQKQA from the coding sequence ATGTCCAATTTTGATGAAGTTGTTAGTACATATCAAAAAAATAAAGAGAGAGTAGAATCACTAATTCAGATTTATAAAAATCTAGGAACAGAAAAGAAAAAGGGGAGAAAGTCTGTTTTACATACAGATATATTACGTTCTTCAGTTGTATTTTTGCATGCATCTCTAGAAGAAGTAATGCGGGGTTTAGCAATTATTATATGGCCCACGAAAGATGCTAAATTTATTAATGATAGAGTGCCGTTATGGTCAGAGAAAAAAAAAGATAGATCTGATAAATTTTATTTAGGGGAATTACTTAATTTTGAACCTGACACAACAATTAGGGAGATAATCCAAGACTCTGTCAAACAATATATAGATTCAAAATTCACAATTAATAATGTTGGTCAACTAAAAAAAGAAATAACAGATTTAGAAATTTTTGTGAATATTTCTGACTCAGAAGCTCAAATATTAGAAGGTTTTTTTCAAAGAAGACATTCTATTGTCCATCATGCAGATAAAAATAATAATATTGGAGGAAGTGGAAACCATAGTACAAAAACAATTAAACCTAAGGATGTTGAGAAGTATATAACAGAAGTAGATAAGGTAATTCAGGCGTTATTTTGCGAAATGCAAAAGCAAGCGTAG
- a CDS encoding alpha/beta hydrolase-fold protein: MKKTATVIAAGLLLAACTATQNTAENSPAAQSTQNPAWDKQYGGADKAYDSRLLALREQIAPRFEVLTFKDPQTGKEMQYNLYTPKNLEPGRKYSLVMFIADASTAGKGVKAPLMQGYGGIIWATDEAQAKHPAFVLVPSYTETAVNDQWQTTNEVGMTLRLVRSLMAEKPIDPDRVYTTGQSMGGMISFYLNSIEPNLFAASMFVGSQWDINVLKPLTRAKFIYTVSAGDPKASAGMAQVGEMLRQNKVAYAETEFSAKLPQSEQNAKVQQILAQGRRINFIRFTPNTVIPANTANKGAEHMYSFDYAYLLEPARDWLMQQKREK; this comes from the coding sequence ATGAAAAAAACCGCCACCGTCATCGCCGCCGGCCTGCTGCTGGCAGCCTGCACCGCCACGCAAAACACCGCTGAAAACAGCCCCGCCGCCCAAAGCACACAAAATCCCGCTTGGGACAAACAGTATGGCGGAGCGGACAAAGCCTACGACAGCCGCCTGCTCGCCCTGCGCGAGCAAATCGCCCCGCGTTTTGAAGTGCTGACCTTCAAAGACCCGCAAACGGGTAAAGAAATGCAGTACAACCTCTACACGCCGAAAAACCTCGAACCCGGCCGCAAATACTCGCTGGTGATGTTCATCGCTGATGCCAGCACCGCAGGCAAAGGCGTGAAAGCCCCGCTGATGCAGGGCTACGGCGGCATTATTTGGGCTACCGACGAAGCGCAGGCGAAACACCCCGCGTTCGTCCTCGTGCCGTCCTACACCGAAACGGCGGTAAACGACCAATGGCAAACCACGAACGAAGTCGGCATGACCCTGCGCCTTGTCAGAAGCCTGATGGCTGAAAAACCGATTGACCCCGACCGTGTTTACACCACGGGCCAATCCATGGGTGGCATGATTTCCTTTTATCTCAACAGCATTGAGCCGAATCTTTTTGCCGCTTCCATGTTCGTCGGCAGCCAATGGGACATCAACGTGTTGAAACCGTTAACGCGGGCGAAATTCATCTACACCGTTTCTGCCGGAGACCCTAAGGCATCGGCAGGCATGGCGCAAGTCGGCGAAATGCTGCGACAAAACAAAGTCGCCTACGCCGAAACCGAGTTTTCCGCCAAACTGCCGCAGTCCGAACAAAACGCAAAAGTCCAACAAATACTTGCCCAAGGCAGACGCATCAACTTCATCCGCTTCACGCCGAATACAGTAATTCCCGCAAACACCGCCAACAAAGGCGCGGAGCATATGTATTCGTTTGATTATGCCTACCTGCTCGAACCCGCCCGTGACTGGCTGATGCAGCAGAAACGGGAGAAATGA
- a CDS encoding ABC transporter ATP-binding protein, whose amino-acid sequence MMQPEHTPLIEFKNVSKRYDNHTAVNELNLTIYQGEFFVLVGGSGSGKSTTLRMINALTEPTDGDVYFNGRRIKDYDIRGLRHRIGYVLQQIALFPTMTVRQNIELMPDILGWDKPKRTSRVNELLELVGMPPETYLNRYPHELSGGEQQRIGILRAIAAKPDILLMDEPFSALDPLARASLQETVSLIHKKLGTTIVFVTHDMNEAAKLACRIGVMHQGRLVQVDTPQDIQNHPADDYVRSLFGTAQPENTTSAEEVINLYRRLDADGKARVREHCAQNGMDV is encoded by the coding sequence ATGATGCAGCCTGAACATACCCCGCTGATCGAATTCAAAAACGTCAGCAAACGCTACGACAACCACACCGCTGTGAACGAACTGAATCTGACCATTTATCAAGGCGAGTTTTTCGTGTTGGTGGGCGGTTCGGGCAGCGGCAAATCGACCACGCTGCGCATGATTAACGCGCTGACCGAGCCGACCGACGGCGATGTTTATTTCAACGGCAGGCGTATCAAAGATTACGACATCCGCGGGCTGCGCCACCGCATCGGCTATGTGCTGCAACAAATCGCCCTGTTCCCGACCATGACCGTTCGGCAAAACATCGAGCTGATGCCCGATATTTTGGGCTGGGACAAACCGAAGCGCACATCGCGCGTGAACGAACTGCTCGAGCTGGTCGGTATGCCGCCCGAAACCTACCTAAACCGCTATCCGCACGAACTCTCCGGCGGCGAACAGCAACGCATCGGCATCCTGCGCGCCATCGCCGCCAAACCCGACATCTTGTTGATGGACGAACCCTTTTCCGCCCTCGACCCGCTCGCCCGTGCTTCCCTTCAAGAAACCGTGTCGTTGATTCACAAAAAACTCGGCACCACCATCGTTTTCGTTACCCACGACATGAACGAAGCCGCCAAACTCGCCTGCCGCATCGGCGTGATGCACCAAGGCAGGCTGGTGCAGGTCGATACGCCGCAGGATATTCAAAACCATCCGGCGGATGATTATGTGCGCTCCCTGTTTGGCACGGCGCAGCCGGAAAACACCACCTCCGCCGAGGAAGTCATCAATCTTTACCGCCGTTTGGACGCGGACGGCAAAGCGCGGGTAAGGGAGCATTGTGCACAAAACGGTATGGATGTTTAG
- a CDS encoding SDR family oxidoreductase: MNIAITGASGNIGGMVARHLNTRGLPLILPLRNPTKAPALPNCEARRFAYDDLELAKQALNGVDVLFMVSAAESPTREQEHLTLVQAASEAGVQHMVYLSFAQAALDSTFTLARTHAVTENAIRQTNMRYTFLRDNFYSEMMATIVNADGIIAGPADDGRVACVSQRDVAQAAANVIADIACGNHRHDNQTYTLTGSQSLSFTEIAAVLTKITGKPHRYHNETMEEAFASRKAAYPDTPDWQIEAWVSTYTAIAKGELATASDDLPKLLEHEPRRFVEVAKDIYDAA, from the coding sequence ATGAACATCGCCATCACCGGCGCCAGCGGCAACATCGGCGGCATGGTCGCCCGTCATCTGAACACACGCGGACTGCCGCTGATTCTGCCGCTGCGCAACCCCACCAAAGCGCCCGCCCTGCCGAACTGCGAAGCGCGGCGGTTTGCCTATGACGATTTGGAGCTTGCCAAGCAGGCGTTAAACGGGGTGGACGTGCTGTTTATGGTGTCCGCTGCCGAGAGCCCGACGCGCGAACAAGAGCATTTGACTTTGGTGCAGGCTGCTTCGGAAGCGGGCGTGCAACATATGGTTTATCTCTCTTTTGCACAGGCGGCGTTGGACAGCACCTTCACGCTGGCGCGCACCCATGCGGTTACCGAAAATGCGATCCGGCAAACAAATATGCGTTACACCTTTCTGCGCGACAATTTTTACAGCGAGATGATGGCAACGATTGTCAACGCAGACGGCATCATCGCGGGCCCTGCCGACGATGGGCGCGTTGCCTGCGTTTCGCAGCGCGATGTTGCCCAAGCGGCGGCAAACGTCATCGCCGACATCGCATGCGGCAACCACCGCCACGATAATCAAACCTACACGCTGACAGGTTCCCAATCATTAAGTTTTACTGAAATAGCCGCCGTCCTAACCAAAATCACCGGTAAACCGCACCGCTACCACAATGAAACCATGGAAGAAGCCTTTGCCAGCCGCAAAGCCGCGTACCCTGATACGCCCGACTGGCAGATTGAAGCATGGGTTTCCACCTACACCGCCATTGCCAAAGGCGAACTTGCCACCGCTTCAGACGACCTGCCGAAATTATTGGAACATGAGCCGCGCCGTTTTGTCGAAGTTGCAAAGGATATTTATGATGCAGCCTGA
- a CDS encoding tetratricopeptide repeat protein, producing MKSKLSALAATALLAACSAVPHHNEQAKALLDEGIVLYQKQDYRHAKPYFEQAQQAGHMKAPRYLGLMYLNGEGVAKNAQTAFAYFTQAAAAGDITGQYWLGYCYENGIGTAKDMTQAVRWYQKSVARGDHVSQPAIDALNRLGVKAN from the coding sequence ATGAAATCCAAACTATCCGCGCTTGCCGCTACCGCCCTTCTGGCCGCCTGTTCTGCCGTTCCGCATCATAACGAGCAGGCGAAAGCCCTGCTGGACGAAGGCATCGTCCTGTATCAAAAACAGGATTACCGACACGCCAAGCCCTACTTTGAGCAGGCGCAGCAGGCGGGGCATATGAAAGCGCCGCGTTATCTGGGACTGATGTATCTGAACGGCGAAGGCGTCGCCAAAAATGCACAAACCGCTTTCGCCTACTTCACGCAGGCTGCCGCAGCGGGCGACATCACGGGGCAATACTGGCTGGGCTATTGCTACGAAAACGGTATCGGCACGGCAAAAGACATGACCCAGGCCGTGCGCTGGTATCAGAAATCCGTCGCACGTGGCGACCATGTTTCCCAGCCTGCCATTGACGCGCTGAACCGCTTGGGCGTGAAAGCAAATTAA